Below is a window of Limnochordia bacterium DNA.
TATTATTAGTCAACATTACAACCCCCCATACAAAAAACGACCTCTCCGATTCACGGAAGAGGCCGACCTTGTGAAATCTTATCTTCCAGAACGGTTTGCATTCTGCAGGAATTAGCACCTGATGGGATACCATCGGTTGCCGGGTTTCATCGGGCCAGTCCCTCCACCTCTCACGATGAGCCAATATTCGCTTGTCTTCATACATCCTAACATACAAGTCACGAAACCGTCAATCACACGCAATCACTCACTTATAATCTTACCGAAGAGGGGTTGGATCACTCACGACGAATTCTTACCGAGGGGATGGGTTTTGAGAATGTCACAATCAAGTCGTCGTGAGTACATGATAACAATGCAGAAGCGATACAAACAGGCCTTCACTAACCTGGTTGTCCGCTGGCATTTGAAGGGGCAACTTCATAGTCGCTCCTAAACCTGGTATTTCCCCTCATGCCGGGAAAGCCACCTCCTTTACTTCCACACTAGCCAATCTAAAGTATACGTTTTCTGGCGATGACCCTCCTCGCCAGAAAACCTGCAGACTTCCTATGCACTTACTCTTTACTGTAGATGTAAGTCAGGACTGCCCTAAGTATAGAGACCAAAGCAAAAAGGAGGGCAACAGCCAGCTCCACTGCTTTCATTGAGATATGTTGAACGTGAAAGAGGTTGTTATTTAGTATTACCAAAGTCAGTAGTACTCCCAGCAACAACATGAACATAGATAGAATAACTGAGTTCACTTTGCATATGATCCGCTCACTTTGGCTGATCCGCTTTCCAGGCATAACGAAGAAGAAGCTAAAGAAACCGAAGAAGGCAAAAAACACGTACTGAGGTTCCCCTTGGTAGGATCTCAAAAAACCCATAAAACCTAGTAACCCCAACAAACCAAGCCAATTAATTTGTGACCTTGTTGACATAGTCTCCCCTCGCTGTTGCATTTTCCTTAGTCGCAAAGACCGACCCATGCTTCATTGTACCATAATGCAATTCCCACATGCCTTCGCTCGGCCATACCGATATCCTAACTGACAAATCGTATACTAGCCTAGTCGCAAACGAGGTGAGTAGTATTGCCTTTGTAGCCTGTACTCCATCCCTGCAAAAAACCCTTGGCCCGAATGCCTTGGTATTTTATCGCCCGTACTTCCTACGCGCCTATTAGGCTTCTAGTACTCATAGGTACTGGATTGGATATTTGGTCTTCTTCAGAGTTCCCAGGTATTTAGTTAACCACGCGGGACACCCTAAGTCTGCTGAACAGAATTCAGTGTTTTTCTCTGCTATTTAAACTCGAACCTAGCAACCACCGGTCGATGATCCGAAGCTTGCTCCATAAGCACTTGATAATCCAAGGCTAAAAGTTGTTTAGAATGGTAGATGCGGTCGATCCGTGCTCCCTTTGCCGAGGAGCTAGGGAAAGTACCATAATCCCGTTCAAATTGACTTGCTGCGTCGGTATAGTGCTGTTCTAACAGATGAATTGACTCCTCTTTCTCGGCATTCCAGTCCCCAAGTAGTATCACCGGACCGGAAAGCTGCCTCGTGTAAGCTAGGATCTGTTGCACATGAAGGGTCCGCTCCTTAGCATTAAGCCCCAAATGAGTAACGACCACATTTAACAGCCCTACATCGGGCACGTCGACCACAACGTGGAGAAAGGCGCGGTCTTCATCGGTAAACTGCTTAGATAAGCGATTATTGTAGGCCTCAACAATAGGATATTTGCTCAAAATTGCGTTGCCAAAATATCCGTTCCAGAGCTTTGATAGGGCTGGGCCATAGGCATAATGC
It encodes the following:
- a CDS encoding DUF3796 domain-containing protein, coding for MSTRSQINWLGLLGLLGFMGFLRSYQGEPQYVFFAFFGFFSFFFVMPGKRISQSERIICKVNSVILSMFMLLLGVLLTLVILNNNLFHVQHISMKAVELAVALLFALVSILRAVLTYIYSKE
- a CDS encoding endonuclease/exonuclease/phosphatase family protein is translated as MLWRKLGVTIIVLFLLSACLHKPDEGHPVLSGSYCTQQPTVPVSSILVMTYNINYGRSMDGSLDLGATGKVLSTPELPDIIGLQEVDVRYARRSLVENQLSTLAEGLGMHYAYGPALSKLWNGYFGNAILSKYPIVEAYNNRLSKQFTDEDRAFLHVVVDVPDVGLLNVVVTHLGLNAKERTLHVQQILAYTRQLSGPVILLGDWNAEKEESIHLLEQHYTDAASQFERDYGTFPSSSAKGARIDRIYHSKQLLALDYQVLMEQASDHRPVVARFEFK